In Puntigrus tetrazona isolate hp1 chromosome 15, ASM1883169v1, whole genome shotgun sequence, the DNA window atgccgatccttaaaggaacagttcacccaaaaatgaaagttctgtcatcattcactcaccgAATCTTtcgaatttctttgttctgccgaacacaaaaggAAGGTATTTTGTATTCGCACAggttttacatttctttttaatcccGAATGATCACGGAGTGAACTTAAACCTCAGCATATGATGAAAATATTGGGTGGGAACGCAGagtttcgtttttatttatattaatttaattagatcgtttgcttttaattgtagctttatatttttatttcattcaagttaacttaatttaactCCAAAAGAGAGTTTCAGACAGACTAGTGACTCGACCCGAGTAATCTGTTCTTCCTCTCCCATGAAGTGAGTAATCTGCTGTCTGTCTGCGTGCTCTCTCTCATTGTTCTGAAGTCTGTTTGGTCTGTCTACCGTCTGATGCGGAACGTACCGACCTTTCTCAAAAACGGCGAACTGCATCTTGGCCTCGCAAACCAAAAATCGGACGCAAAACATTTTCCAAGCGGCTTCGATAACAGCAGCAAGCTTAAGAGGTTTGTGGAACCAAATCTAGTTCTTAAAGTGCTTCACCATAAGATGTTTTATAGCAAAGCCGTTCTTGTTTGGTTCATACGGAGAAACCGACTCTGTCGCTTTCAAGCTGCTTTCAAACTATCTGTACTGTATAAAGAAATTTAAGGCTTGCAACTTGACACGTTCAGCCATCGTAGTTTCTATTTTACCTCGTCGAACTCCTGATTATCATGCACCCCGAGCAAACTGCTCACTTTATGTCGGTCTTTGTTGTCTATTTGGGCGGAATAAGCTGACCAGGCCATGCAGAAGCGACACGAACCGCTCTGTATGGAAGATCGGTTTCTCACCTGAGAAGACGCATATAGTGACTCCGCACGCCGCATGAAACGCCTTGCTCTTATCCAGCAGCCGACGAACGTGTCTGCCCGTCACCTGAGAGACAGAGTCAAAACAACCCTCGTTCAGCACGGCAGCTGAACGTGCGGCATCCGACGCGGCATGCACTGAACGCGCGTTTATGCCTCGATTTCTCGGTCCTACCCGCTGAGATCCCCGGAGGAAGGCAAGCAGCGAGCGGCACATCGGCAGCAGCACCAGACTGCAGTTGAAGTTCAGAACGGAGGCCGAGGCTCGACTGATGCAGAGGCCCAgctgaagaaacacacacacacacacacacacacatacacacatacacacaggggTTAGGGCTTTCTCATCAGGACCCTGAAAAGGATGCGAACGATGGtcgagagagaagaagaagaagcagcaAGAAGCACTGTCGATGTCAAACAACCTAATTagctgctagatgttctcccggCTGAATCTTATTAAAATGTCTCGCTTTTTCAGCCTTAACTTTTTTAAGACCTGCAGCAGGCGTCGAATTTAAGTGCATAAAAGTTCTTCCGTTTAAACGTTTGTTGCGTCGTCCACGTTCCACTGTGAATGAAACACTGGCTATAATTGGCTATAAATATTCAGGCTGTGATTTGATCTGCGTCgcgtatttttaaataaatggtaataattttataacaataaataaaggcGCTTTTTTGTGCCTTTCTGAAGAATTGACCCTGAAATCAAGCAGAAAATCTCTAGCATGTGGATCTTGGTATGTGCGTGTGATCGTTGTTTCCTGTACAGAGGTGAGCGAGTTCTCACACGCCTGTTCAGCTCTATATAGAAACACAACAGCCCTGCTACATATGAGGgattacagcacacacacacacacacacacacacactgcaattGCCCAATTCTTGCATACATGTGTAAAAGTCTTTGCTAGCACAAGTGTGGTTTGTTTTCGGAAAGTTGagttaaacaataaacaataaccTGTGAGAATAATTACCCCGATTCACACAGGAGACATCCAGTCCATCGCAAACACACAACAccatctgtacacacacacacacacacacacatttccatgCTTTAAGGGGACATTCCATATATGGGTGTAACTGTTTTTATACCGTAAACCGTATTTTCAGGGCAAAGATTTCGGATATTGTCATCATAACACCaggacacgcacacacacacacacataaaacataaacacacaccaaattttgcagtgaaaactgtaacacacacCTGTCAGACTTTACAAACGctacctaaacacacacacacacctgtcaaaGATCTCAGTGGCTTCACACAAACACGaaggttaaatatatatatatatatatatatatatatatatatatatatatatatatatatatatatatatatatatatatataaagaatacattgcacacaaaactataaacaaGATCATGCACGCTCTAacttgtaaaacacacacacacacacacaccgaaccTGAAAACACAAACTTGACACATGAACTTAAAACGTACCCCCAGCATCTCGTGCAGATAATAATACTGCGCTCCGCTGAAGTACAGCGCGAATGTCCTCCAGAACAGAAAGACGTTGGCTGCAACCCAAAGCATCtgcacaaaacaataaaagcaaccCAGCTGGCATCATCTCAGACGGACACCGCGACAAGGGCGTAGCGAGCAAAGCTCTCCCTCTCACCACGATCAAGTGCTTGGGCCCTTCGTTGGCCCTCCAGCTCTTCAGCGCGACGCTCATGGTCTCGACGCTAAACCTCGGACCGGTGAAACATCACCGGTGCAGCCGCTGGACTCTCCGCGCCGTGACGGTCGTCCCGCCGGCTTCCCCGGGACTCCGCGCGCCGCCGCTCACGTCCCCCGTCTCGCCGGGCACGCGCCTCCCACCGATTAAATCCTGCCTTCTATCAAACTACTCTCTAAATAAAGTTTGCCTTTTTATCGAGTTGATATTTATCTActttaatatgtttgtttttttactttaataatttgtaaatacgcacagaaattaaatactttatagAAACTAAATTTATGAGCGCAAACTAAACACTAGTAGTCTTTTTATTTAGGCTTAGGCTactaatgcaatatatatatatatatatatatatattttttttttttttcttatatatatatatatatatatatatatatatatatatatatatatatatatatatatatatatatatatattatatatatatatatatatatatatatatatatatatatttttttttttatatattgtgtttttgtttaatctatctatccaccCACTTTTGACGTTAAATGTATAAGAATACATAAGTAGACTCAATCGTTTGTTACTCTGAGATGTTCAGCACGTCGAGTTGCAtctaataaatgaatgaaacgcGGGCCCACGGCGCCATCTATTGCTGAACGAGTCGAAATGTTAGGCTTATTTTCATCTCGCGCATCCAGTTCTACATTACACCGATAGACATGCTCAATGTTGCCTCAACCACAAAACAATTTCAAACATGATAAAAAGAGTTGATATGTGATGATATGTGCCGACTTCGCTCATTCCCGAGAAGCTTCACTCGTCAGAAACGCAGCTGCGACTCGCAGCTGTCCAAACGAGTCCGGTTTATTCAAACcttatttttagcaacatcattaGTGATTCATTGCCACGACATTTCATGAGTCGGCGTGTGCTCCAACCGCGTCgcctttatttatgtatgtattacaACCGGCAACTGAATACTGAACCCGCGATGTCCGACTCGCCAAAGAATCATTCTTTCGAATCGTTTCATCGTGTCGATTCTCTGGAATCAAAACCAAGCGCTCTCGAGTCTTTCTTTAACGGCAGCTTGAAAAACACGCGTACGTGTTCGGCTGTGCGTTGTAATAACGCCAGAGTTGACCTTCTGACACAATCGAGTCGATTAAGAGTCAAAAGAAATATACGTCTCTGCCGAAAACTCCAATAGCCGTCCAGCCTGCGGGGTTCTGGCCACTTTCCAGCCGGTTTCGGGAGAGCAAACCGGTTAACCTGGCTTCCTAAGCTGGTTTAAGCAGTTCGCTTTCGATTAGAAACGCGTAAAACGATGACTTTTTTGCTTGATAACGCAAGCGGATTGGCGAACCGCGTTCGTTCAAACGAACCGATTCGCTTCAATGAACTAATGAACACAAGCCAGTCAAAACCCGCCCACGTATCTCACTCCTCCTAGCACTAGTCCGACAACTTTCAACGCGTTAATGCGAGGCGCTTATTCAAATGGGATCTGAGGATAAAATAATAAGCTGGCTCTGCCGGTTAACGGTCATTACGGCTTTCTTCTTGATTGGCTTTATCATCGGTgagtttttctgcttttataaaGGTATAACTACTATCTGCAATGCTTTTCGTGattaatgcatgtttgagtTGTTGTCCACTgcgcatacttttttttttccaaaggatatttagttaaatatgtCGAAGTTGTTAAACCCTTCAGATTCCACATTAACGAGTGTTTTTTGCTTTTCGTTGCTTGTGGTGGAAAAACACACTCGGGTGTTAGACACCTGTGGGTTTCACCTGTCCAGATCTTACTGCATTCCTCAGCTCTTGGATCCCTTCAGGGCAGGTGTGGTTATACAGAGACCCCATTCACTTCAaacaatgaatatgaaaataaaacaggtgCTTAACGATGAAAAACGgctttatgttttcattttggaaTATAAATGTGCATCGAAGAGACCAGTAATGGAAAACCTGGTAATATCAGATCAATGCAGTTATGTTTGgctcttaaaataaatcaaataaagtcATGCAACGGACGGCGTGGGAACCATAAATGCTTTGTGCACTTTATGTTTATTGTTGCTTTCAGTAATGGCCTACTCTGTTGTACAGGGAATACAGAAGTCATCGTTTTTTCCTCTTAATCGCTGCTATTTTTCAGACATGGTTCGGTGTAACAGGTGTCTGTTTCTCAGGTTGGTTCGCTCGACCTACTACTGTCAATCATGGACGTGCATCCAAAAGCTTCCTGCACGAACTTCTGGATGAGATGCGGGCAGAGAATATTAAACAACATCTCAGGTGGGTAAAAGATGCCCGTTTGTCCGTGTGCCCTAAACACACTGGTCCTAACGTTAGTGACTACTATAATTAAAGGAATGGTTTGCTGAAAAtgcaagtgaatgggtgccgtctgTGGTAGAAATCCCCTTAAGTTTACCTGGGGCTTAGAAACGTATACTCTACAACTGATTCCCACCGGCAACAAGAATACAGCaatttctaaaataacattatgaATTTGAAGACATGGTTTATTAAGATATCAAATCAGCTTCCCCCCCGTACTGATTACTTCATGTCATTCCTCAAATCGTATTTACAGACAGACGTCtagccatctcatcgttgtctATATCTGTTCATTATTGCGACACTTCTAAAGATTAGAACTTTGTTGTTCTGCGAAGCGCGCTTAAAGTTGCAGAGCAAGCAGAATGTTAATCATTGTTTATGAACTCATGTTGAAAATTTTAGaaaattgagatttaaaaaaaaaaatcaataatccataataaatgcacagatTGCGATCCAccaattaagacatttttgactTCAAATCATTGCTTCAGGCTAAAATGGCAAGTCctttatccataatattgctttcttcagTATGAAGCAGGGGAGGACAATGGGAGAgtgttattatgtattatgaacCATTTGGACTGgaatattgtgatgttttatcagctgtttagaatctcattctgacggcacccattcactgcagagtaagtgcaatttaatgctaaatttcttcaAGTGTAATGGAGAAACGGTTTCATGTACTTCTCGGACATCCTGAGGTTGAGTATATTTTGGATGATTCGAATTTCTGGgtgatttattcatgttagcGCATACTTCTGCGCATGTTAGCGTAAAACGCACAGCCCGCTAACCGAGTTTTTAAAGATCTAGATTACCGTCTCTCGTAATTCACCAAACAGGAAGTTCACGAGGCTGCCCCATCTGGCCGGATCGCAGCAGAATCTGGATCTGGCCGAGCAGATCCGGGCCGAGTGGATGGAGTTTGGGCTGGACTCGGTGGAGCTGGAGCCGTACGACGTGCTGCTGTCATACCCAAATAAAACCGATCCCAATTACATCTCCATAGTGGACCGCCTGGGCAACGAGGTACGACCGGGCTCGACCGGGCCTCCCTCTCTCAGGATCAATCAGTAATATtgcataaaatttaaatgaaggtTTCATTCGAGCAAAAGTGGAGATAATAAAGACAGCCTTCCTCCTAGTTGTTGCAACGGACCTTGCACAACCCTTATCAGCCAGCCAGTAATTTGCATGCTCAGAGTTTCCTGCTATTAAGCGTGCTTAGTTGTGCGAGCCCACGTGCACTAGACACATGTGCTCTCTTTTAGAATGAAAATTCCAATTTATTCCAGTTAAAAttccagtttttaaaaatttgttcaaatAGAACGTTTAGAACAGTAAAGGCCTGATGATGTCATAGTTCCGAAAAAAGAGTGAACTTTGTGTTCATTACTAACCATATATATGTGCTTATATATATGTACCAAAACAATGATCTGGAGAACGTTTaatgtgcctttttttaaacaaccaCAGACCCTTAAACAGCCAAAAACAGTTCTAGATCATCAGTTGGGTTcaaaactctgtgtgtgtgtgtgtgtgtgtgtgtgtgtgtgtgtgtgtgtgctttaaagCCATTTATCTTTTCACTAGTGAGGCTGCGAGTAACGACTCCAGCTTGGTTGTCATGGCGACAGGTTATAGTTCATGACTGTGTCTGTAGAGGTTTAATAGCGATTGCGGTGCATAATGGAATAAATAACAGAGGTCACTCGTTACTTTCCCTCTCTCAGATCTTTAACACCTCTCTGGCTGAGCCGGTCCCCGAGGGTTATGAAGATGTTACCGATATCGTCCCCCTTATAGTGCTTTCTCTGCAAAAGGACAACCGGAGGTAATGCTCGAATAGGCAAATACTGATATTTTACAATAAGCATGAAATCAAAACCGACTGTTAACAGTTTCTCAGTGTCGAAGCCTGGGGTTTgattaatgaatgcaaattaaaGGGTTGTCTTATACCCCTCATACTGCTATTCAGAAATCTGGTGTCTGTTTGAAAGAAATTGaaattgcattaatttgatcaaacgTGACGGTAGAGACATAAGGTAACAAAAGCTTTCTATTTCAAACTAATTCTTTTAATGACTTTTCTATTCCTCAAGCAAtccttaaaaatgaaatgcatttcagcagtgcaacttttttttaattgatgctttaattttaaagtatttcatGGGCAGCCAATCAGcttgttagaatgatttctgaaggatcactgcGACACTGTAAAATGGAGTAATAATGCTAGAAATTCAGCTtggataaattaaatgttacactagaaaacagctttttttaaatgctaataataattactgaatttactgtattttttaacaaataaatgcagccttgatgagcataaaatCATCTTTCAAAACCGTTACAGAGAGCAGCGTTTCGAACAGTGCTGTACTTTAACGTCACAGTTACGGTAAAATGAACCTGCTGTTTGTGAACCGTAGGATGAGCTGGTTTATGTTAATTACGGCCGGACGGAGGATTTCTTCAAGCTGGAGAGAGAGCTGGGAATAAACTGTTCGGGAAAAATCGTCATCGCTAGATACGGCAAAATCTTCCGTGGGAACAAGGTGAGGTTCGGCCGAGACGTTTACGTTTGACACGCGGAAGAAAATGCTGTGGGCTGAGCCGGCTTGCTCGCGTTTGCAGGTGAAGAACGCGATGTTAGCCGGAGCTAAAGGGATCGTGCTGTTCTCGGACCCTGCGGATTACTGGGCTGACGGAGTGAAGCCGTATCCCGACGGCTGGAACCTGCCCGGAGGAGGCGCTCAGAGAGGAAACGTGCTGAATCTGAACGGGGCCGGAGACCCGCTCACACCCGGATACCCGGccaaaggtgtgtgtgtgtgtgtgtgtgtgtgtgcttcagaGAGATTCTCAAACgagaaaatgctttaaaaaatccACACACCACTCTAGTCCAtaaattaaaagtgtttaaaattacaaggcctctatccataatattgctttcttcagtgaaaagaTTCGAATCGGGGGAGAATTGGCGCCATTTGcaatcataatatataataatatattattatataattatatgccCAGCACCTGTGTATTATAAACAGTTTGGACtggatcattgtgatgtttttagcagctgtttaaaggctattctgacggcacccattcactgcagaggatactTTGCTGAGCAAGTGCAATTTAATGAAATGAGATTCTCAATGCAATCATTGTGATTCGCCAATGTCTTGTAGAGTACACCTACAGATCGAGTCTGGAGGATGCAGTGGGGCTTCCCAAGATTCCAGTGCATCCCATCGGATATCAAGATGCAATTCACCTGCTGGAGTGAGTCGACCACGGCTAAAAATATTCCAAAGACAgctaatataattacaaaaaaaaaaaatatatatatatatatatatatatatatatatatatatatatatatatatatatatatatatattttttttttaacagagaaattatattattattatcttttctttatattatatataaaattttatatatatatatatatttatttattaaatttttttcatttaaaataattttgaataattatacTTTTTCATCAGTATGTAATGCATtcgttattatttatttattatttattttaatatatcaaatgatattatattaaaataaaaatttaaatgaaaatgtgtcatCTACTGTCTCTTATGTTTCTTAGttaatctgaaatatatatacagaggTGGCCAAAATtgttaacacattattttcagcCGATGAAAATGGTCGGTTAATTCTATTTTTGATGTAGTGTGTCAGTAGCtcacatttccaaacattaattttgtaattaatttgtcaTAACAAACTAAATACAGCAGAACTGTGGCAGAGTCTCCAAAAGGCTTCAAGAAACCTGCTTGCAGTTGCCTGAAAAACTTTACAGAAGTGCAACGAGAGAAAAATGGCTTCAAACGACGCTTCAAAGGACGCTCACGCCAAATGttgacattatttttgacagcatcatcattttacagcatttttacttGGCTGTGTCTCTGGATGTAGTCTGCCTAAGTTTAGTCGAATCTGATCTCTGAAGCACAAAAAATCCAATTGACAGTTAATGGCAAAATTAATGCAAACTGACATTTCCATCTCACACTACAGCAATAGATAGAATTAAAACCATTGAAACCATGGactaaaaccatttttagctgctgaaaataatactattttggTCACCACTGTATAATTGTATAACGTCTCTTTCTGTAGGCATATGGGAGGTCCTCTTCCTCCGGATAACTGGAAAGGTGCTCTGAACATCTCGTACAGAATCGGACCGGGATTCATGGATGGTTTTAATCAGAAGTAAGAGACTTCCTTCCTGACAGACACTTCTGCAAATccacattttatcttttaagGCAAGACACTGCAGACATGCACTGATCAATTTTGCCTCCATGACAAGTCTTCTTTCAGACTAGTGGAAAGAAACatctaaaatacacatttaagtgTCTATTGACCTCTGcagatttaaaatacaataaaggcTAAGACATGCATACGTGCATAGGGcgataaaaagagaaaaactgtcaaaaaaagagagaaaattacAAGGAATTTAAACTGTGCTTTATCTAATGTTTAGATTTCTATTCTGGAAACTGATTCAGATgttgcatatttaatcatatattgCCTCATTAGCATATTTACTATATCTTTATCTGTTCCCTTGAGGTATCTCGCCTTAAGACAGCAtgaaatagcattaaaaaaaagcatttggcCTCTAATATGACAGATTACAAGAGAATAGTTAGTGTTAAAATGACTCGGTTGCATCATGAAATGTGGGATGCGATTGCAAAAAGGTTGCTACATTTCGatgtaacattacaaaaaaatttctccCGAATGATGTGCTCGTATGAATCATATAGCATGGGTGTTTAGTAAAAATAGACATGTTCAGTCAGacagttaaagttaaaacattGTCCAATCCTGCCCTTTAACCCCGAAACCTGTGATCCTGCTATTATGAAGCATTACTTCAACTTTACACTATACATAATCAGCTTACGCACGCATATTCCTGCGCTCCCGCTAATGGTTAACTCATTTATATGCGTGATGTCAGCAGGACTGAGAGGTTTGTGCACTCAGCGTTCTCAAAGGGAGGCGACACACACTTGTTTcccacagcacacacacacacacacacacacttttgtggCTCTGTTGTTGTTCTGTAATGAACTCTGGAGGTCGGCCAGTTTGATACAAAGGCCTTGTGTTTGGGGAGGCCACCTATTAAACACACGCACGTTGATATTGatggtttatggggactctccatatgCGTGACGGTTTTTAAACTTATACAAACTATTTTGTGTCACCCTGCAACAGCCCTTACAGgaaattttgtgcatttttattttttttccaaaaaccaccattttagcatgttttttttttttaaagacgtcattcaaatttttttttttctttggagtGGACTTGTCCCCACCCCCCTAAAACGTCTCGCTTAAACACGCCCCCGCTTTTCTACGTCACAGAGtaggtttattttataacacCGACCCAAATGTTTACTCAAAGAAAgtaggcggagctattattctcacTGCGTTGTTGaagcgggcgccatgttctggaaaCGTTGTGTgtcgttgtgaaagtgaaactcactcactttgtttgtgcttccaaaagaggacgcAACTACAAATCAAGGATCAAGtaatatttacaacactgttccagaacagttcaacactaatattagagtgtgttcagagcATTAACACAGAACTGTGCAAAGAGACTATAAAGTGAGTCAGttctaactctgcaaggacagtctggtgcttctgactcacaaccttttaagtttgttttattattaaaagaacctgtgCTTGTTGCTTGTTGCTCATTTTTCccatcacaaatgcagacatggtgtctTTTTACATTGCATCGCGTAAAAAGACCGTACTAAGTCgtgataatcagtaattatgtctcttcttgatgcaacaaatgcctcttttgtgataaaataatgtgttttttgcaccttaaactgcacaaacacagtgcacaatacacaaaattatgtgcttttttttatccacATCATATGACTGCTTTAAGCCTTTTGTAATATCTCCACATCATTATATAAATTTGTGTCCTTATAAACCAGAgataccaacacacacacacacacacacttagcaGGCTGTAAATGATAGCTGCAGtaacattaatgcatttggcagatggtTATATCCGAGCAGAGACTACAAAATACTGATTGGATTTTGTCTTTGAAATTTTAGTAAAGTGCGTATGAACATCCACACCAATAATCAGGTGACCCGCATCTACAACGTGATTGGCTGGATCAGGGGAGCGGTGGAGCCAGGTGACATCCGCTCATCTAGTTTCTTTTTTAGAGTTGTGTTACTCTGTTTGAGAGTTTGTTTTGGTCTGTGCAGCTCAGTTCGGTTTTGTGTGTTCAGACAGGTACGTGATTCTGGGCGGCCATCGTGACGCATGGGTGTTTGGAGGGATCGACCCCGTGTCAGGAGCTGCTGTGGTGCACGAGAACGTGAGAGCCGCTGGGAAGCTCATGAAGAAAGGTGCGCGTCGTCTAGATTCGTGTGTAGCAGTATCGCTTtgattttcattcaaatgttcattctctgtgtgtgttttaggttgGAGGCCGAGGAGGACGCTGATCTTTGCCAGTTGGGACGCGGAAGAGTTTGGTCTGCAGGGATCCACAGAATGGGCAGAGGTGCAAATGGA includes these proteins:
- the naalad2 gene encoding LOW QUALITY PROTEIN: N-acetylated-alpha-linked acidic dipeptidase 2 (The sequence of the model RefSeq protein was modified relative to this genomic sequence to represent the inferred CDS: inserted 1 base in 1 codon), giving the protein MGSEDKIISWLCRLTVITAFFLIGFIIGWFARPTTVNHGRASKSFLHELLDEMRAENIKQHLRKFTRLPHLAGSQQNLDLAEQIRAEWMEFGLDSVELEPYDVLLSYPNKTDPNYISIVDRLGNEIFNTSLAEPVPEGYEDVTDIVPXYSAFSAKGQPEDELVYVNYGRTEDFFKLERELGINCSGKIVIARYGKIFRGNKVKNAMLAGAKGIVLFSDPADYWADGVKPYPDGWNLPGGGAQRGNVLNLNGAGDPLTPGYPAKEYTYRSSLEDAVGLPKIPVHPIGYQDAIHLLEHMGGPLPPDNWKGALNISYRIGPGFMDGFNQNKVRMNIHTNNQVTRIYNVIGWIRGAVEPDRYVILGGHRDAWVFGGIDPVSGAAVVHENVRAAGKLMKKGWRPRRTLIFASWDAEEFGLQGSTEWAEDHARVLQERAVAYINADSAIEGMYTLRVDCTPSLHTLVYDITKKVSSPEEGEEGMTLYQSWHKRDNSTDRDAPWISKLGSGSDFEAYFIRLGIASGRARYTKNRKTERYSSYPVYHSVYETYEIVERFYDPSFRRLEAVGRVRAGLIFSLADSTVLPLDCVEYATSLTKYADSISQLALKHPAAMQQYSVSFDSLFSAAQNFTVAARDFHQRLDQLDTSDALAVRMVNDQLMYLERAFTDPLGLPGRPFYRHIIFAPSSHNKYAGESFPGIYDALFDIENAVDPQKSWDEVKRQISIAAFTVNAAAETLKPVVS